A section of the Agarivorans litoreus genome encodes:
- a CDS encoding methyl-accepting chemotaxis protein, whose translation MNRFGFKSSLLSAMASMLVLSLLVTSYLSYTLIKDQITDSLLRNIHHTIDQKTQDIETSFQRTSDAVTQLAKLYQEKDIGDNHVAMTEYTARLGGVYKVIIGFDDGSSFVSRASESFPNGVGRLDKYDPRKRPWYQAAKRNSGLSLSDVFFTRSDGVPMMGVMHPIKDGIIMADLRFDHLQEQLSSLGEIAGATGLVLDKSGLVLASTNEQVKQKDNIADVEVFAGVYQSLIGKEQAIQTADVNGQTTLFVSQQVKLLGDDEWYVMITVDEATAFAPLKATSYKMASIIAAATLVSVIILLFVLNQLYQPIIKLRNLVTELGQGSGDLTQRLEVKTDDDIGIIAKGINGFIAQLQTMLLEINAARSKLSSGIDTLDLHSKSSSDILQQHTNETTQIVAAIEELSNTAELVAGNTSAAAKYTTEANQSGEDSVKTIKSTQQKIEALASEIHETSSNVENMNNETSSIQNIVEVIGSIAEQTNLLALNASIEAARAGDQGRGFAVVADEVRALASRTQSSTSEIEQALAKLKQEASLVVSSIGSTEHTCSDTVEEADKTSTSLQKLGDFIHQINELNSQVSTSASEQNIVIQEINRSMHQIHDMVEKLNSEGQSQRSETQNIAAINHELGTMISQFKL comes from the coding sequence ATGAATCGCTTTGGCTTTAAATCAAGCTTGTTGTCGGCAATGGCATCTATGCTTGTTTTATCTCTACTTGTAACAAGTTACCTCTCTTATACGCTAATCAAAGATCAAATAACCGATAGTTTACTTCGTAATATTCATCATACGATTGATCAAAAGACTCAAGATATTGAAACCTCTTTTCAGCGTACAAGCGACGCAGTAACTCAGTTGGCAAAGCTCTACCAAGAAAAGGACATTGGCGATAACCATGTAGCCATGACCGAATACACCGCCCGTTTAGGTGGGGTGTATAAAGTGATTATTGGTTTTGATGATGGATCGTCGTTTGTTTCTAGGGCTTCTGAGTCGTTTCCTAATGGTGTTGGTCGCTTAGACAAATACGACCCACGTAAACGCCCTTGGTATCAAGCCGCTAAACGTAATAGTGGCTTGTCGTTAAGCGATGTGTTTTTTACTCGTAGTGATGGTGTGCCAATGATGGGGGTAATGCATCCGATTAAAGATGGCATCATTATGGCCGATTTACGTTTTGATCACTTACAAGAACAGTTGAGCTCGTTAGGCGAAATAGCTGGGGCAACGGGTTTAGTGTTAGATAAAAGTGGCTTAGTGTTGGCCTCAACTAACGAGCAAGTAAAGCAGAAAGACAACATTGCCGATGTTGAAGTGTTTGCCGGCGTTTACCAAAGTCTTATAGGCAAAGAGCAAGCAATACAAACCGCTGACGTTAATGGACAAACTACCTTGTTTGTTAGCCAGCAAGTGAAGCTGCTGGGTGATGATGAATGGTACGTAATGATTACAGTCGACGAGGCAACGGCTTTTGCGCCACTTAAAGCCACAAGCTACAAAATGGCCAGCATTATTGCAGCCGCAACACTGGTGTCGGTGATAATTTTACTGTTTGTGTTAAACCAGCTCTATCAACCGATTATTAAGTTGCGCAACTTAGTAACCGAGCTCGGCCAAGGTAGTGGCGATTTAACTCAGCGTTTAGAAGTTAAAACTGATGATGACATTGGCATTATTGCCAAGGGTATCAACGGCTTTATTGCTCAACTGCAAACCATGTTGTTAGAAATAAACGCTGCCCGTTCTAAGCTATCTTCTGGCATAGATACCTTAGATCTGCACAGCAAAAGTAGCAGTGACATTTTGCAACAGCATACCAACGAGACTACGCAAATTGTTGCTGCCATTGAAGAGTTGTCGAATACCGCAGAGTTAGTGGCTGGCAATACCTCAGCCGCGGCTAAATACACCACCGAGGCAAACCAAAGTGGCGAAGACTCGGTAAAAACTATTAAATCTACCCAACAAAAAATTGAAGCCTTAGCCAGTGAAATTCATGAAACCTCTAGCAATGTAGAGAACATGAATAACGAAACTTCGAGTATTCAAAACATTGTCGAGGTGATTGGTAGCATTGCTGAGCAAACCAACTTGCTTGCACTAAATGCTTCTATTGAAGCGGCAAGGGCAGGTGATCAAGGTCGCGGCTTTGCGGTAGTGGCCGATGAGGTGAGAGCCTTAGCAAGCCGTACTCAAAGTAGCACCAGCGAAATAGAGCAGGCCTTAGCCAAACTTAAGCAAGAAGCCAGCTTGGTGGTATCGTCGATAGGCAGCACCGAACATACTTGTTCAGATACCGTAGAAGAGGCGGATAAAACCTCAACCAGCTTGCAAAAATTGGGTGATTTTATTCATCAAATTAATGAGCTAAATAGCCAGGTTTCTACCTCTGCCAGCGAGCAGAACATTGTGATTCAAGAAATAAACCGGAGCATGCATCAAATTCACGACATGGTTGAAAAGCTAAATAGTGAAGGGCAAAGCCAGCGTAGTGAAACTCAGAACATTGCAGCAATTAACCATGAGTTAGGCACTATGATTAGCCAATTTAAACTCTAG
- a CDS encoding zinc ribbon domain-containing protein YjdM, translating to MLFPPCPNCQSDYVYQDQTQLVCPECAFEWNPDEVAEAEKVVVKDANGTLLAEGDKVTLAKDLKVKGSSLVLKIGTKAVIKRIANGNDHQLDCKVDGAGDMMVTAQFVKKSS from the coding sequence ATGTTATTTCCTCCGTGCCCCAATTGCCAATCTGATTATGTTTATCAAGATCAAACTCAGCTGGTTTGCCCTGAATGTGCCTTTGAATGGAACCCCGATGAGGTTGCAGAAGCAGAGAAGGTGGTTGTTAAAGATGCCAATGGCACTTTGTTGGCCGAAGGGGATAAAGTTACTTTGGCTAAAGATCTTAAAGTAAAAGGCAGTTCTTTGGTGCTAAAAATTGGCACTAAAGCGGTGATTAAACGCATAGCCAATGGTAATGATCACCAGTTAGATTGCAAAGTAGATGGCGCTGGCGACATGATGGTAACCGCTCAGTTTGTGAAAAAATCTTCATAG
- a CDS encoding class I SAM-dependent methyltransferase, with the protein MTKLRLSYQTVEFGKTDIHLCTLRNNQEFHDPAGIAEKLGISSASWPIFGVVWPSSFVLAHYMADYDTGTKRILEVGCGIGLSSLLLNKQLADITATDYHPEVETFLNRNTKLNGDKSINYERVSWADENDTLGLFDVIIGSDLLYENEHIELLANFINDHSKPSSEVIIVDPGRGRKSKLSTKMVEFGFTSSHAKPVHTDYIDEVFKGYILTFKRAQ; encoded by the coding sequence ATGACAAAATTACGCCTATCCTACCAAACGGTTGAGTTTGGAAAAACCGATATACACCTGTGCACCTTACGCAACAATCAAGAATTTCATGACCCCGCAGGCATAGCCGAGAAACTCGGCATAAGCTCAGCCTCTTGGCCAATATTTGGTGTAGTTTGGCCATCCAGCTTTGTGCTCGCCCACTACATGGCCGACTATGACACAGGCACCAAGAGAATATTAGAAGTAGGCTGCGGTATCGGGCTCAGCAGTTTATTGTTAAACAAACAACTTGCTGATATAACCGCTACCGATTACCACCCCGAAGTTGAAACCTTTCTCAATAGAAACACCAAGCTGAATGGCGACAAAAGCATTAACTATGAAAGAGTTAGTTGGGCAGATGAAAACGACACCCTTGGGCTGTTCGATGTGATAATTGGTAGCGACCTACTCTACGAAAACGAACACATAGAGCTACTTGCCAACTTCATCAACGACCACTCAAAACCTTCTAGCGAAGTGATAATCGTAGATCCGGGGCGTGGTAGAAAAAGCAAACTAAGTACAAAAATGGTCGAATTTGGATTCACGTCAAGCCATGCCAAACCCGTTCATACCGACTACATTGATGAAGTGTTTAAAGGGTATATTTTAACTTTTAAACGAGCGCAATAA
- a CDS encoding sugar transferase gives MNALIYVTLIAMFLVVYHHALYPLLLKLLSKDKPQNAEDEIQSVARKYHQREQDQQLPSIELLIPAYNEQDYIAAKLINLATLDYPEDRLSIKVICDGCSDDTASVARACLEDLTFCSFSIEICEQLQNQGKVAVLNQHISQSKADIVALSDVSALISVDAMLIAAQHFGQPQVGVVCGYYHLLSPGSVGEQAYWNYQREVKRCEANMGAPLGAHGAFYLIKKSLFRVMPDDTINDDFVIPMDIVAQGYKAVYEPNIRALELEHAADSQDRSRRKRIGAGNLQQLIRLRHMLLPRFKGVAFTFFSGKALRVTIPVFMLTSFFGAMVLAAQSTIFAVLFALQVLAYSLAMLPRFMPNAKLPNAIGSLNYLVEGHFSSMMGCVDYLLKKLQRRYLSGFVSPLVAVGKRLFDVLGATILLLVFSPLFPLVALAIKLDSKGPVFYQQTRVGLMSDNVVQLFDIFKFRSMRVDAESGIGAVWAAKQDKRITRVGRFLRKTRIDELPQLINVLKGEMSLVGPRPERPVFYQTLENSIPFYSERTVGVKPGITGLAQVSLAYDCSIEDVKQKLVYDHCYALSLSQCSSWLYQDTSVLLKTVWVVLAGKGQ, from the coding sequence ATGAACGCATTAATTTATGTAACCTTAATCGCAATGTTCTTGGTGGTTTATCATCACGCTTTATATCCTTTGTTGTTAAAGCTTTTGAGCAAAGACAAACCGCAAAATGCCGAGGATGAAATTCAAAGCGTTGCGCGCAAATATCACCAACGCGAGCAAGACCAGCAATTGCCCAGCATAGAGTTACTTATACCTGCTTATAACGAGCAAGATTACATTGCGGCAAAGCTGATTAACCTCGCTACTTTAGATTACCCTGAAGACCGCTTAAGTATTAAAGTGATATGCGATGGCTGCAGCGACGATACCGCCAGCGTGGCAAGAGCGTGTTTAGAAGACTTAACGTTTTGCAGCTTTTCCATAGAGATATGCGAACAGCTGCAAAACCAAGGCAAAGTGGCAGTGCTTAACCAACACATCTCGCAAAGCAAGGCCGATATTGTGGCGTTGTCTGACGTATCAGCGCTTATTTCGGTAGACGCAATGTTAATTGCAGCTCAGCATTTTGGCCAACCACAAGTTGGCGTAGTGTGTGGTTACTATCATCTACTAAGCCCTGGTTCGGTGGGAGAGCAGGCTTATTGGAATTACCAACGCGAAGTAAAACGTTGTGAGGCAAACATGGGTGCACCATTGGGCGCACATGGCGCATTTTATTTGATTAAAAAGTCTCTATTTAGAGTAATGCCAGACGACACCATTAACGATGACTTTGTTATCCCCATGGACATAGTCGCCCAAGGCTACAAGGCTGTTTACGAACCCAACATTCGCGCATTAGAGCTCGAACACGCCGCCGACAGCCAAGACCGTAGCCGCAGAAAGCGCATTGGCGCGGGCAACTTACAGCAACTCATTCGTCTTCGTCATATGTTGCTACCGCGTTTCAAGGGTGTGGCCTTTACTTTCTTCTCTGGCAAAGCCCTACGAGTAACCATCCCTGTATTTATGCTCACCAGCTTTTTTGGGGCCATGGTGTTAGCTGCGCAATCTACAATATTTGCGGTGTTATTTGCTTTGCAGGTTTTGGCTTACAGCTTAGCGATGTTGCCGCGCTTTATGCCTAATGCAAAACTACCAAACGCAATAGGCAGCCTAAATTATTTAGTAGAAGGGCACTTTTCTAGCATGATGGGCTGTGTAGATTACCTTCTTAAAAAGCTACAGCGTCGCTACTTAAGTGGCTTTGTAAGCCCCTTAGTTGCCGTGGGTAAAAGACTATTTGATGTGCTGGGGGCAACGATATTGCTGCTGGTATTTAGTCCCTTATTTCCTTTGGTGGCACTAGCCATAAAGCTGGATAGTAAAGGGCCGGTTTTCTACCAGCAAACTCGAGTAGGCTTAATGTCTGACAATGTAGTGCAGCTGTTCGACATTTTTAAGTTTAGAAGTATGCGGGTCGATGCCGAATCTGGCATTGGTGCTGTTTGGGCGGCAAAGCAAGACAAACGCATTACTCGAGTGGGGCGGTTTTTACGTAAAACCCGAATTGATGAATTACCCCAACTCATCAATGTACTTAAAGGCGAAATGTCTTTGGTTGGGCCACGACCAGAGCGCCCAGTTTTCTATCAAACGCTAGAAAACTCCATCCCTTTTTATAGTGAACGCACAGTGGGCGTAAAACCCGGCATTACCGGTTTAGCGCAGGTAAGCTTGGCCTACGATTGTTCAATCGAAGATGTAAAACAAAAGCTCGTTTATGATCATTGCTACGCATTAAGCCTTAGTCAATGCAGTTCTTGGCTCTACCAAGACACAAGCGTACTGCTTAAAACGGTGTGGGTAGTATTAGCGGGAAAAGGGCAATAA
- a CDS encoding glycosyltransferase: protein MSIWIQVVQHLQPGGIETMALDLQRMEEAHEQGIIISLEGTKEEALAAWPRLIPFADRLMFLNKPAGFSWKTLWKLTNLFRRWAVPVVHTHHIGPLIYGGIAARLARVKVVIHTEHDAWHLRQQRRRILQGAILKWVKPMLVADANLVAGELKTALGVTDENVQVIKNGIDTHSFTPGNKLIAREALGLPNNCQIIGCAGRLEVEKGQAVLIEALPFLPADVHLAFAGDGSQRQGLEQLVESLHLSHRVHFLGALDCMPRFYQSLDLFCLPSYFEGLSLVILEAQACEVPAVVTNVGASTEALCPRTGTVVEPGSAFAMAQALEKRLEKPSSGNPRQFVKQSGDLRTTARNYAALRHRFL from the coding sequence ATGAGTATTTGGATCCAAGTAGTACAACACTTACAACCTGGCGGCATCGAAACTATGGCGCTTGACCTGCAACGTATGGAAGAAGCGCATGAGCAAGGCATTATCATTTCTTTAGAAGGTACTAAAGAAGAAGCCTTAGCCGCATGGCCTCGTTTGATTCCTTTTGCCGACCGCCTCATGTTTTTGAATAAGCCTGCCGGTTTTAGTTGGAAAACCCTGTGGAAACTTACCAACTTGTTTCGCCGTTGGGCGGTGCCAGTGGTGCATACTCATCACATTGGGCCGCTCATCTATGGCGGCATTGCTGCCCGTTTAGCCAGAGTTAAGGTGGTTATTCATACCGAGCACGACGCCTGGCATTTGCGCCAGCAGCGCCGTCGCATTTTGCAAGGTGCAATTCTTAAATGGGTTAAACCTATGCTAGTGGCCGATGCCAATTTGGTAGCTGGTGAACTAAAAACTGCCTTAGGTGTAACTGATGAAAACGTACAAGTGATTAAAAACGGTATCGACACCCACAGTTTTACCCCCGGCAATAAACTCATCGCTCGCGAGGCCTTAGGTTTACCTAATAACTGCCAAATAATTGGATGTGCAGGGCGTTTAGAAGTAGAGAAAGGCCAAGCCGTATTAATTGAGGCGCTGCCATTTTTACCTGCCGATGTGCATTTGGCCTTTGCCGGAGACGGCAGCCAACGCCAAGGTTTAGAGCAATTAGTAGAGAGTTTGCACCTTAGCCATCGGGTACATTTTTTAGGCGCACTAGATTGCATGCCACGCTTTTACCAAAGTTTAGATTTGTTTTGTTTACCGTCTTACTTTGAAGGTTTGTCGCTGGTTATTTTAGAAGCGCAAGCCTGTGAAGTACCAGCAGTAGTGACTAATGTAGGTGCCTCTACCGAAGCCTTGTGCCCACGCACTGGCACTGTGGTAGAGCCTGGTTCTGCGTTTGCAATGGCGCAAGCTCTAGAGAAAAGGCTCGAAAAACCAAGTAGCGGAAATCCACGCCAATTTGTTAAGCAGTCGGGCGATTTGCGCACTACCGCACGTAATTACGCGGCCTTACGCCACCGTTTCTTATAA
- a CDS encoding Wzz/FepE/Etk N-terminal domain-containing protein has product MGELLPRVYLIVDALWRRRYLIVLPILLMPVAGALVSMFTDKQYASHTSMLVQETASLNPFLEDLAVSANVEGRMEALTTLLHSRHVLSEVAIEQGLMFETDSASKKEQVINRLSASLSVRQVGKDLIRIDYKSPNPQGMSQLLETVSKHFVEQLLAPERSSIKESERFLREHLSLSSMELEEAEEALAIYRTQHADALPEQHSANIERLSQVRQRLIEREAELAGAKQSLGSIDQQLSRTNPVLTRLEEQIVLNRAELATLMSRYTEGHSKVLAVKRVLRHLEEERAQVLAQPESAVSNHDSSALLQQQISITESNGEMLIVQVEALMIARQRVDALAEEVSQLRSLASSLQRQVGSVGEQEKQLRILNRNLRVKRSLYENLLTRYEMAQVTGALGVFEQSDRIKIIDRPYTPSGPSTLPLWMFVVAGLVGGIALGISLAVIAELTDSSLRTIKEIEDIAGVSVLSRIPPLKESH; this is encoded by the coding sequence ATGGGCGAATTATTACCAAGAGTTTATTTAATCGTTGATGCGCTATGGCGCAGACGTTATTTAATTGTCTTGCCAATACTTCTGATGCCAGTGGCGGGAGCACTCGTATCAATGTTTACCGACAAACAGTATGCCTCGCATACCAGTATGTTGGTGCAAGAAACCGCCAGCTTAAACCCATTTCTAGAAGACTTAGCCGTATCGGCCAACGTGGAAGGGCGCATGGAAGCTCTAACCACGCTACTGCACAGCCGCCACGTTTTAAGCGAAGTGGCAATTGAACAAGGTTTGATGTTTGAAACCGACAGCGCCAGTAAAAAAGAACAAGTAATTAATCGATTATCGGCTTCGTTAAGTGTTCGTCAGGTTGGTAAAGATCTCATTCGCATCGACTATAAATCGCCTAATCCTCAGGGCATGAGCCAGTTATTAGAAACCGTTTCTAAGCACTTTGTAGAGCAATTGCTAGCGCCGGAGCGTTCATCAATTAAAGAGTCTGAGCGCTTTTTGCGAGAGCACTTAAGCCTAAGCAGTATGGAGTTAGAAGAAGCCGAAGAAGCACTGGCAATTTACCGCACCCAACATGCCGATGCATTACCAGAGCAGCATTCGGCAAACATTGAGCGTTTATCTCAAGTTCGCCAACGCCTTATTGAACGAGAAGCGGAGCTAGCGGGAGCTAAGCAAAGTTTAGGTAGCATCGACCAACAACTGTCGCGCACCAACCCAGTATTAACCCGTTTAGAAGAACAAATAGTGCTTAACCGCGCCGAGTTGGCCACCTTGATGTCACGCTACACCGAAGGTCACTCAAAAGTTCTCGCGGTTAAACGGGTATTGCGCCATTTAGAAGAAGAACGAGCTCAAGTATTAGCGCAGCCCGAATCGGCAGTAAGTAACCACGACAGTTCGGCTTTATTGCAGCAGCAAATTTCTATTACCGAATCTAATGGCGAAATGCTGATTGTGCAGGTTGAAGCCTTAATGATTGCCCGCCAACGAGTCGATGCACTGGCCGAAGAAGTCTCGCAATTACGCAGTTTGGCGTCTTCTTTACAGCGCCAAGTGGGATCGGTGGGTGAGCAAGAGAAGCAGTTACGCATTCTAAATCGTAACCTGCGGGTTAAGCGTAGCCTTTATGAAAATTTACTCACTCGCTATGAGATGGCGCAAGTAACCGGTGCGCTTGGCGTATTTGAACAGTCTGATCGGATCAAAATAATCGACCGCCCTTACACACCCAGTGGCCCTTCAACCTTGCCTTTATGGATGTTTGTTGTTGCTGGTTTGGTGGGAGGCATAGCCCTAGGAATTAGCTTAGCGGTGATTGCCGAGCTTACAGACTCAAGCTTACGCACCATTAAAGAAATTGAAGATATCGCAGGCGTATCGGTATTAAGCCGCATTCCGCCGCTTAAAGAATCGCATTAA
- a CDS encoding substrate-binding periplasmic protein, producing MLKVLLLVFSILLIQSGKVYAEKIVLAAAAGSIPTSYIENGEQTGILVDVINQVFIRAGYTVEIKLMPWARCLRSVEEGTVDGIFSVYMTAERQTFLSYTSEALITQVQAFFVPIDSAIVFDGDFQQLADKSIGIINVTSYGPKVDAALEQGLF from the coding sequence ATGCTTAAAGTTCTACTCTTAGTATTTTCAATTTTACTCATACAATCTGGCAAGGTTTATGCTGAAAAAATTGTTCTTGCAGCTGCTGCTGGCAGTATCCCTACCTCATATATAGAAAATGGTGAGCAAACCGGTATTTTAGTTGATGTTATAAACCAAGTATTTATCAGAGCAGGCTACACCGTTGAAATCAAGCTAATGCCATGGGCAAGGTGCTTAAGGTCGGTTGAAGAAGGAACTGTAGATGGAATATTTTCAGTATATATGACAGCTGAACGGCAAACATTTTTGAGTTACACCAGTGAGGCTCTTATTACTCAAGTACAAGCTTTTTTTGTTCCCATTGATTCGGCCATTGTCTTTGATGGTGACTTTCAACAATTGGCAGATAAATCAATTGGTATTATTAATGTTACCAGTTATGGCCCAAAGGTTGATGCAGCTCTAGAACAGGGCTTATTCTAG
- a CDS encoding MFS transporter: MQRSKKQLLLMMAFLMPFSFSIWMVLLNNFAIEVAQFTGREIGILQSLREIPGFLAFTAIFVLLALKEQTFALLSLLVLAIGITLTGFFPSIYGLYFTTVLMSVGFHYFETVNQSLTLQWIPKDETPAFMGKALAVKGAAAVLAYSSLWALLEYTEFEYVSLYAMFGGATIIAVLFIALRFPHYTAEHEQHKRLILRQRYWLFYTLVFLSGARRQIFVVFAGFLMVEKFDYSVSDIALLYLANQVLNILFAGKIGQLIGRIGERRALIIEYSGLIFVFAGYAMVDTAEWAAGLYIIDHLFFAMAIAIKSYFQKIADPADIASSAGVSFTINHIAAVVLPALLGFVWLYSSSLVFWIGAGIAVASLAFSFLVPRHPDQHLETTWAVNAR; the protein is encoded by the coding sequence ATGCAGCGTTCTAAGAAACAACTTCTGTTAATGATGGCATTTTTAATGCCCTTTAGTTTTTCTATATGGATGGTTTTACTCAACAATTTTGCCATTGAAGTCGCGCAATTTACCGGTCGCGAAATTGGTATATTGCAAAGCTTGCGCGAGATCCCTGGCTTTTTAGCCTTTACTGCAATTTTTGTACTGTTAGCGCTCAAAGAGCAAACCTTTGCCTTGTTAAGTTTATTGGTATTAGCCATTGGTATTACTCTTACCGGATTTTTTCCCAGTATTTACGGGTTGTACTTTACTACGGTACTTATGTCGGTGGGTTTTCATTACTTTGAAACAGTTAACCAGTCACTCACCTTACAGTGGATCCCAAAAGATGAAACGCCAGCCTTTATGGGTAAAGCCCTAGCGGTGAAAGGCGCTGCAGCGGTGTTAGCCTATAGCTCTTTATGGGCGCTACTTGAGTACACCGAGTTTGAATATGTATCGCTTTACGCCATGTTTGGTGGAGCAACCATAATAGCGGTGTTGTTTATTGCCTTAAGGTTTCCACATTACACCGCAGAACACGAACAACACAAACGGCTAATACTGCGCCAGCGTTATTGGCTATTTTACACCTTGGTATTTTTAAGTGGTGCGCGTAGGCAAATCTTCGTGGTGTTTGCCGGTTTTTTAATGGTAGAGAAGTTCGACTATTCAGTGTCAGACATCGCCTTACTTTATCTTGCTAACCAAGTGCTAAACATTCTGTTTGCCGGGAAAATTGGCCAGTTGATTGGGCGTATCGGTGAACGTAGAGCGTTAATTATTGAGTACTCAGGGCTAATTTTTGTATTTGCTGGATATGCCATGGTGGACACCGCAGAGTGGGCTGCAGGTTTATATATTATCGATCATCTGTTTTTTGCGATGGCGATAGCGATAAAAAGTTACTTCCAAAAAATTGCCGATCCTGCCGACATCGCCAGCTCGGCGGGGGTTAGCTTTACCATTAACCATATTGCCGCGGTGGTATTGCCCGCGCTGTTGGGATTCGTTTGGCTGTATTCTTCATCCTTAGTATTTTGGATCGGGGCGGGCATTGCAGTGGCTTCATTGGCCTTTTCGTTTTTGGTGCCACGACATCCCGATCAACATCTAGAAACCACTTGGGCAGTTAACGCACGTTAG
- a CDS encoding LysE family translocator, with protein MLGINEFWLFVISGILLNLIPGPDSLYVMARSASQGFKAGSVAALGIGAGTFVHIAAAAFGLSAILASSAAAFTVIKVIGCIYLLYMGFSMALTKTTPDASLHLSNNKGAGARYSKIFSQGFLTNSLNPKVALFFLAFVPQFIDAAEPNKALAFVVLGLVFNLNAMIWGHILAWLSASISHRVQASDKIKCWLNRGLGGLFAAFGIRLAFSELS; from the coding sequence ATGTTGGGCATTAATGAGTTTTGGCTATTTGTGATTTCGGGTATTTTGCTCAATTTGATCCCAGGACCAGACTCTTTATATGTAATGGCGCGCAGTGCTAGCCAAGGTTTTAAAGCTGGCTCGGTGGCCGCGTTAGGCATTGGAGCGGGTACCTTTGTACATATAGCTGCGGCGGCGTTTGGTCTTTCTGCTATTTTGGCAAGTTCGGCTGCGGCTTTTACCGTGATAAAAGTTATTGGCTGTATTTATTTGTTGTATATGGGCTTTTCGATGGCCCTTACAAAAACTACCCCCGATGCTAGCTTGCACTTAAGCAACAATAAGGGCGCTGGAGCCCGCTATTCCAAAATATTTAGCCAGGGCTTTCTTACTAATAGCTTAAACCCTAAAGTGGCGTTGTTTTTCTTAGCATTTGTTCCCCAGTTTATCGACGCAGCCGAGCCAAACAAAGCTTTGGCATTTGTGGTGTTAGGTTTGGTGTTTAATCTTAACGCTATGATTTGGGGCCATATTTTAGCTTGGTTAAGTGCTTCTATTTCTCATCGCGTACAGGCAAGTGACAAAATTAAGTGTTGGTTAAATCGTGGTTTAGGCGGCTTATTTGCTGCCTTTGGTATTCGCCTAGCTTTTTCTGAACTGAGCTAA
- a CDS encoding GGDEF domain-containing protein, producing the protein MHIKKLINLGAEGRSFAAVSRIKLTNIIALITTVISGLYSLNYWLLLDNSGVASINLGFTVAYFATLAFMHRGHVSGAKTWFFSVLMVHLLVCTNVYVTNQSGFHLYYFLVPTGAFLLFELHQRREMLALSAASVGLFLYCENTLNLNPLIELDAATNHLLYQSVVLVNMIEVVFVLTIFARQIEANEKQLTLQASTDSLTGLANRHCFFAEGKEMLKHANKLYQTMSLVLLDFDYFKSINDRYGHVVGDLCLVEISKEINAICREQDLFARIGGEEFVIAMPKTNLEQAQQVAERMRERVSKHIIPIVGESNFTCTASFGVASSSDVKSLKTLLQQADKALYMAKEQGRNCVQLYTA; encoded by the coding sequence ATGCACATTAAAAAACTTATAAACTTAGGCGCCGAAGGGCGCTCTTTTGCTGCCGTTAGCCGCATAAAGCTAACCAATATCATCGCCTTAATAACCACCGTTATATCTGGTTTATACTCACTTAACTATTGGCTATTGCTTGATAATAGCGGTGTTGCTTCAATTAATCTTGGCTTTACGGTGGCTTACTTTGCCACCTTAGCATTTATGCACCGGGGCCATGTATCTGGAGCTAAAACCTGGTTTTTCTCGGTGTTAATGGTGCATTTATTGGTTTGTACCAATGTGTATGTGACCAATCAAAGTGGTTTTCACTTGTACTATTTTTTGGTGCCTACTGGCGCATTTTTGCTGTTTGAGCTTCATCAGCGACGAGAGATGCTGGCATTAAGCGCTGCCTCAGTAGGTTTGTTCCTTTATTGCGAAAACACCCTTAATTTAAATCCGCTCATAGAGCTAGATGCTGCCACCAATCACTTGCTTTATCAGTCGGTGGTGTTGGTGAATATGATTGAAGTGGTTTTTGTGCTGACCATTTTTGCGCGACAAATTGAAGCCAATGAAAAACAACTTACCTTACAAGCGTCGACGGATTCGCTAACCGGTTTGGCCAATCGCCATTGCTTTTTCGCTGAAGGTAAGGAAATGCTCAAGCATGCGAACAAGTTGTACCAAACAATGAGCTTGGTCTTGCTCGATTTTGATTACTTTAAAAGCATTAACGATCGTTATGGTCATGTGGTTGGTGATTTGTGTTTAGTTGAAATAAGCAAAGAAATTAATGCGATTTGTCGCGAGCAAGATTTGTTTGCCCGTATTGGTGGCGAGGAGTTTGTTATCGCCATGCCTAAAACCAACTTAGAGCAAGCGCAACAAGTAGCTGAGCGAATGCGCGAGCGGGTGTCTAAACACATTATTCCTATCGTGGGTGAATCCAATTTCACTTGCACCGCTAGCTTTGGAGTGGCAAGTAGCAGCGATGTGAAGTCATTAAAGACCTTGCTGCAACAAGCAGACAAAGCCTTGTATATGGCTAAGGAACAGGGGCGAAACTGCGTTCAGTTGTATACGGCTTAG